The Algoriphagus sp. TR-M9 genome has a window encoding:
- a CDS encoding peptidoglycan DD-metalloendopeptidase family protein translates to MKSFPYSYILCLSIILAVTSCNKASLGVFISSSARKSYENSLEKSGILKSKIGMNWLSKAEQVLNTATLLSLPIAINGSFKSKSIAANAWEIQMEKGASILIDIRWIASDSSRLIVDLLDAESLKELESRAIIQDSIQLEAEQTGKYILRVQPEMLGEGNFQILVNAVQTYAVFPVQGKNTASIQSFWGAARDGGARSHEGVDIFAARGTPVVAPVAGLVTSVRASGLGGKQVWLSDHSRNWRLYFAHLDSQLVSNLQGVEPGDTLGLVGNTGNARTTAPHLHFGIYDNGAFDPYPVINTAHKKAEPFPAEELPLLMIVDVDQANVRAEPEIGAELLFQLRESTPLFITASTKDWYQVKTAVGKIGYVYQSLLRNPEIQSLPDSSVAVLPSLQNLKDTLLVDQKDFKKVAELDSYEVISDEDENIYFKPKSGS, encoded by the coding sequence ATGAAATCCTTCCCCTATTCTTATATTCTATGCCTTTCCATTATTCTAGCTGTAACCTCCTGTAACAAAGCCAGCCTTGGGGTATTCATCTCCTCTTCAGCCCGTAAGAGCTACGAGAATTCCCTAGAAAAATCAGGCATTTTAAAATCCAAAATTGGGATGAACTGGCTGTCCAAAGCAGAGCAAGTATTAAATACAGCTACTTTACTCAGCCTTCCTATTGCCATCAATGGGAGCTTTAAGTCTAAAAGCATTGCGGCAAATGCCTGGGAAATTCAAATGGAAAAAGGAGCCAGTATTCTAATAGATATCCGCTGGATAGCAAGTGATAGCAGTCGGTTAATTGTGGATCTTCTGGATGCTGAGTCTCTAAAGGAACTCGAATCACGTGCTATTATCCAAGACTCTATCCAATTGGAAGCTGAGCAAACTGGAAAGTATATTCTCCGGGTTCAACCTGAAATGCTTGGGGAAGGCAACTTTCAAATTTTGGTCAATGCTGTACAGACTTATGCAGTATTTCCCGTACAGGGAAAAAACACAGCTTCTATACAGAGCTTTTGGGGAGCTGCGCGGGATGGAGGAGCCAGATCCCACGAGGGTGTGGACATATTTGCTGCACGAGGAACACCCGTGGTGGCTCCAGTTGCAGGATTAGTTACAAGTGTAAGAGCAAGTGGGTTGGGTGGGAAACAAGTTTGGTTAAGTGATCATAGTAGGAATTGGCGTCTTTATTTCGCGCATCTAGACAGCCAATTGGTCAGCAATTTACAAGGCGTAGAACCCGGCGATACCTTAGGGCTGGTGGGAAATACTGGAAATGCACGAACTACTGCTCCTCATTTGCACTTTGGAATCTATGATAATGGGGCTTTTGACCCCTATCCAGTAATAAATACAGCTCATAAAAAAGCAGAACCTTTCCCTGCTGAAGAATTACCGCTACTCATGATTGTCGATGTGGACCAGGCAAATGTTAGAGCAGAACCAGAAATAGGTGCGGAATTACTCTTCCAGTTAAGAGAGTCAACTCCATTATTTATTACGGCTTCCACAAAAGATTGGTACCAAGTCAAAACCGCAGTTGGAAAAATTGGATATGTTTATCAATCATTACTCAGAAATCCAGAAATCCAGTCTTTACCCGATAGTTCAGTAGCAGTACTGCCGTCACTTCAAAACTTAAAAGATACGCTACTTGTGGATCAGAAAGACTTTAAAAAGGTAGCAGAGCTGGATTCCTATGAAGTGATCAGCGATGAGGACGAAAACATCTATTTCAAACCCAAATCTGGCTCTTGA
- a CDS encoding DUF3892 domain-containing protein — MIRKLIVRFIQTDSPANNTSKILKIGGINNTGDRWIISSKEAIKGVIAGDYELFIQVDNKEIPVKVEVNEDQEQYLNAHGAGYLHNLLEDLPEVSTSLSSS, encoded by the coding sequence ATGATTAGAAAATTAATTGTAAGGTTTATTCAAACAGATTCACCTGCCAACAATACCAGTAAAATCCTAAAGATCGGTGGCATCAATAATACGGGAGACAGATGGATCATCAGTAGTAAGGAAGCCATCAAAGGGGTGATCGCTGGAGATTACGAACTGTTTATCCAGGTTGATAACAAGGAAATACCAGTAAAAGTAGAAGTAAATGAGGACCAAGAGCAGTACCTAAATGCACACGGAGCGGGCTACCTGCACAACCTCCTAGAAGATCTGCCTGAGGTCAGTACTAGCTTAAGCAGTAGCTAA
- a CDS encoding nuclear transport factor 2 family protein, which translates to MTKIISHPNCGNSPKMEFLKAFNIAFAKGDTSFLIESVTDDMLWDIVGDKKILGKKAFGEELEQVNLLKVEELRLEQILSHGKEGAANGVMKMENGKRYAFADFYVFQGAKGLKVKAITSYCLEV; encoded by the coding sequence ATGACTAAAATCATCTCCCATCCAAATTGCGGAAACTCACCTAAAATGGAGTTCTTGAAAGCGTTTAATATAGCTTTTGCCAAAGGAGATACCTCATTTTTGATTGAAAGTGTCACAGACGACATGCTGTGGGACATCGTTGGTGATAAAAAAATTCTAGGGAAAAAGGCATTTGGAGAGGAATTAGAGCAGGTAAATTTGTTAAAAGTAGAGGAGCTCCGGTTGGAACAAATCTTATCGCACGGGAAAGAGGGCGCAGCAAATGGGGTGATGAAAATGGAGAACGGGAAAAGGTATGCCTTTGCAGATTTTTACGTTTTTCAGGGAGCAAAAGGCTTAAAGGTTAAAGCGATAACTTCCTATTGCTTAGAGGTATAA
- a CDS encoding potassium/proton antiporter: protein MTLTAENILLISSLLLLAGVLASKTAGKTGIPMLLIFLGVGMLAGSDGIGGIRFDNPYIAQFLGIIALTYILYSGGLDTKWPSIKPVLKPGITLSTLGVLLTSVTLGTFVYLITGLGFQESLLLGAIVSSTDAAAVFSVLRAKSIGLKGHLRPLLELESGSNDPMAYFLTVSLLGLITLETGSLWEIIPLFFIQMLVGGLLGWLFGRATVLLTNKVNLDFEGLYPVMLLALVLITYTFVDLLGGNGFLAVYISAITVGNGKMAHKKSLMKFFDGVAWLMQVIMFITLGLLVFPKQLIPISGIAILAALFLIFVARPLGVFISLSFFKFKLREKAFISWVGLRGAVPIVFATLPLIADIEQSAMIFHIVFFIVLASVAIQATTLPLAAKLLHLSLPASLKKRSMLDIELSEDFKNAILEVQIPQASPVQGKKILELGFPSTCLIVLVKRGGKFITPNGQTELEAEDELMIMMENDQEEEQIKALLHI from the coding sequence ATGACCTTAACCGCTGAAAACATTCTTCTGATTAGCTCGCTCCTTCTCTTAGCCGGTGTACTTGCCAGCAAGACTGCGGGTAAAACAGGCATTCCCATGCTTTTAATATTTCTGGGGGTGGGTATGTTGGCAGGTTCCGATGGAATCGGAGGAATTCGGTTTGACAATCCGTACATTGCCCAGTTCCTAGGTATCATTGCACTTACATACATTCTGTATTCAGGTGGTCTTGATACCAAATGGCCCAGTATCAAACCGGTACTGAAGCCAGGAATCACACTTTCTACGCTGGGGGTATTACTCACCAGTGTTACCTTGGGAACTTTTGTCTACCTGATCACAGGACTCGGGTTTCAGGAAAGTTTGTTATTGGGAGCCATAGTTTCATCTACTGATGCAGCAGCGGTTTTCTCTGTTTTGAGAGCCAAAAGCATAGGACTAAAGGGCCACCTTAGACCTCTTTTGGAACTGGAAAGCGGCAGTAACGACCCTATGGCTTACTTCCTTACGGTATCCCTTCTGGGATTGATCACCCTCGAAACAGGCTCCCTTTGGGAAATCATCCCCTTATTTTTCATCCAAATGCTCGTCGGCGGTCTTCTAGGATGGTTGTTTGGAAGAGCGACGGTCCTGCTGACCAATAAAGTCAACCTGGATTTTGAAGGCTTATACCCAGTTATGCTCTTGGCACTGGTACTCATTACCTATACCTTTGTTGATCTACTAGGAGGCAACGGTTTCCTGGCGGTTTATATCAGTGCCATCACAGTGGGCAATGGCAAAATGGCTCATAAAAAGAGTCTGATGAAGTTCTTTGATGGTGTGGCCTGGCTGATGCAGGTCATCATGTTTATCACCCTAGGACTCTTGGTTTTCCCTAAGCAGCTCATTCCTATATCAGGAATCGCAATTTTGGCCGCATTGTTTCTAATCTTTGTAGCTAGGCCTTTAGGGGTTTTCATTTCTCTCTCATTCTTTAAGTTTAAGCTTCGCGAAAAGGCATTCATTTCATGGGTAGGATTACGGGGCGCCGTCCCGATCGTTTTTGCAACTTTACCGCTAATAGCTGATATAGAGCAATCTGCGATGATCTTTCATATCGTTTTCTTTATTGTGCTGGCTTCTGTCGCCATTCAGGCCACTACCTTGCCCTTGGCAGCAAAACTACTGCACCTCTCCCTTCCCGCTTCATTAAAAAAGCGTTCCATGCTGGACATCGAACTTTCCGAAGATTTTAAAAATGCTATTTTAGAAGTACAAATCCCGCAGGCCAGCCCAGTCCAAGGCAAAAAAATTCTGGAGCTCGGCTTTCCCAGTACATGCTTAATAGTACTAGTAAAGAGAGGTGGAAAATTCATCACTCCTAATGGTCAAACAGAACTCGAAGCTGAAGACGAACTGATGATCATGATGGAAAATGATCAGGAAGAAGAGCAGATCAAAGCGTTGCTCCATATCTGA
- a CDS encoding RagB/SusD family nutrient uptake outer membrane protein: protein MKTTRKYNLFSTKVCVVCLLGIGAFTISCDSLLDEEPKTIVSENFYQNASDFDAATNAIYFPLRMVRSEQIAVLSAHTDWGYGRGSRAQYNDFDGFNPTNINAAASRWNSFYKGIRNANIVIEKAPLSEELTEDEMNGFIAEAKFLRALTYFDLVRNWGGVPLRTEQNISDKDVPKSSVEDVYSLILSDLEAAETGLPTAAAEPGRPTQWAAKTLLADVYLQLEEFDSAKLKAEEVIDSDAFQLVHVTSVDELREKIFGPTLISSSEEIFSFKFARQTGQGNGLPWILNHPSTGLYNFGGAYAHYGDASNPFYKEWEDGDLRKSLWQFVDFGLGDSTLVNGKYAEPQAVDNTGAGNDTPIYRYAELLLIYAEASAQVDGLTEENMDAVNQIRRRAFGLDPLEASSMDYTLEGLNTTEFLDLILQEKAYETQFEGKRWLDLKRTGRAEEFVMKNKGLSIADRHYLWPIPLEELNFNEAMSASDQNPGY, encoded by the coding sequence ATGAAAACTACTAGAAAATATAATCTATTCAGCACTAAAGTTTGTGTAGTTTGTCTTTTGGGGATAGGTGCTTTTACCATCTCCTGCGATTCGCTCTTAGATGAAGAACCGAAAACAATTGTATCGGAGAATTTCTATCAAAACGCCTCTGATTTTGATGCCGCTACCAATGCTATTTATTTTCCGCTGCGGATGGTGAGATCAGAACAGATTGCCGTGCTCAGTGCGCACACAGACTGGGGTTATGGTCGTGGTAGTAGAGCGCAGTACAACGATTTCGACGGGTTTAATCCCACCAATATCAATGCAGCCGCTTCCAGATGGAACAGTTTCTACAAAGGAATCCGAAATGCCAATATCGTGATTGAGAAAGCACCATTAAGTGAAGAATTGACCGAAGACGAAATGAATGGATTTATTGCTGAGGCTAAATTCCTGCGTGCATTGACTTATTTTGACTTAGTGAGAAACTGGGGTGGAGTTCCGCTTCGTACCGAGCAGAATATATCGGATAAGGATGTGCCAAAAAGTAGCGTCGAAGATGTTTATTCCCTGATATTATCTGACCTGGAAGCAGCTGAAACAGGTCTTCCAACTGCTGCAGCAGAGCCTGGACGACCCACGCAATGGGCCGCTAAAACCTTACTGGCGGATGTATATCTACAGTTGGAAGAGTTTGATTCAGCTAAATTGAAAGCCGAGGAAGTTATAGACTCTGATGCGTTTCAGTTAGTTCACGTGACCTCAGTAGATGAACTCCGGGAGAAAATCTTTGGTCCCACATTGATCAGTTCAAGTGAAGAAATCTTCTCCTTTAAGTTTGCCAGGCAAACAGGACAAGGAAATGGGCTACCCTGGATTCTTAATCACCCGAGTACTGGACTTTATAATTTTGGCGGCGCATATGCGCATTACGGGGATGCAAGCAACCCATTCTACAAGGAATGGGAAGATGGTGATTTAAGAAAGTCTTTATGGCAGTTTGTGGACTTCGGTCTGGGAGATTCAACCCTGGTCAACGGAAAATATGCAGAGCCTCAGGCCGTGGATAATACTGGAGCTGGCAATGATACTCCTATTTACAGATATGCTGAACTGTTGCTTATTTATGCAGAAGCTTCAGCTCAGGTAGATGGCTTGACTGAGGAAAATATGGACGCAGTTAACCAAATACGAAGAAGAGCCTTTGGCCTGGATCCTTTGGAAGCATCGTCTATGGATTATACATTGGAAGGGTTGAATACAACAGAATTCTTAGATTTGATCCTTCAGGAAAAAGCCTATGAGACTCAGTTTGAAGGCAAGCGATGGCTGGATCTGAAAAGAACTGGAAGAGCGGAGGAATTCGTGATGAAAAATAAAGGCTTGTCAATTGCTGATCGCCATTACTTGTGGCCGATTCCCTTGGAAGAACTGAATTTCAACGAAGCCATGAGTGCAAGTGATCAAAACCCTGGTTACTGA
- a CDS encoding PRC-barrel domain-containing protein — protein sequence MNTTLNSKISATTAVDCKVKTARDEAVGSIKDLMINTTTNEIDYVVLKVDEGFLNLGSKLLALPMESFNFHPVQEDVIIVKETKETLENAPGFDKDSWPSGPQAEFLHTMRTYYSEEPRSLYGRYDHQNAVFYTREDRFDQGTDRIRGEEYGDGFLERDHRGTRQSEVRRGGEPLL from the coding sequence ATGAACACTACACTTAATTCCAAAATCAGCGCTACTACAGCAGTTGATTGCAAAGTAAAAACCGCTAGAGATGAAGCAGTGGGCAGCATCAAAGATCTGATGATCAACACCACCACCAATGAAATCGATTATGTGGTATTGAAAGTAGATGAAGGATTCCTTAACCTAGGGTCAAAACTCTTGGCCTTGCCTATGGAGTCTTTCAATTTCCATCCGGTTCAGGAAGATGTGATTATCGTAAAGGAAACCAAAGAAACCTTGGAAAATGCACCAGGTTTTGACAAGGATTCATGGCCTTCTGGACCTCAGGCAGAGTTTCTACATACCATGCGTACCTATTACAGTGAGGAACCTAGAAGTTTGTACGGTCGCTATGACCACCAAAATGCAGTCTTTTACACTAGAGAGGATAGGTTTGACCAAGGTACCGATAGAATCAGAGGAGAAGAATATGGCGATGGCTTCCTTGAAAGGGATCACCGCGGAACTAGGCAATCTGAGGTGAGAAGAGGCGGAGAACCGCTTCTATAG
- a CDS encoding SusC/RagA family TonB-linked outer membrane protein has product MKKFPTLTFLVLISIGSSCEVFAENITSLTLQDTIPITDPKTTNEPSSITGSIKDAEGNPLSGATVQIKGTQTGAISDDSGNYSIDTPENSEGVVLVFSFLGFQSKEVEIGNRSTIDITLISDDQELDEVVVIGYGSTRKADLTGSVAQVNTEEINAFPTSNVLQALNGRAPGVQVIQNNGAPGGGVSVRIRGANSIQGDNDPLYVIDGFPFSGNPTNLNNSDIASIEILKDASATAIYGSRGANGVVLITTKSGRGAGTVVEFDAAYSMQSLRDKLNLMNGTQYAELMNIQAENDGLQPYFSEAEINGLGQGTDWQDEVFQQAPIKNTSLSISGGGENTQFLVGGSIYQQDGIIKGSDYDRYSIRSTINHKVSEKISVDFNSTLSKLVTARRDSEGGSRGASMIGAAIVASPLSDPYNSEGTINNLADDFAFVSPDLINPLYFINEQSTVITANVVLANAAINYNPIPEITIRIAGGVENRDDRTDNYRSSNFINSNGNASITTSQYISRLSENTITYADVFNEKHDLNVLAGFTYQDFTTKYLAGSGAGFLSDLYETDNLGAAETPGIPTSGYANSVLLSYLGRINYGFADKYLFTASFRADGSSRYSEGNKWGYFPSGALAWKVSEENFMQGQETVSTLKLRASWGLTGSQAIDPYATLNRLFPGYTVFGDELYNFLAPGSTLPGNLKWETTQQFDLGMDLGLFNDRIIVGADYYIKTTEDLLSTVRLPSSYGYTTTIDNVGSIENRGVELSLFAQMFSKEFRWSIDGNISLNRNKVICLNDGQPILTNFINVITVADNFSIMEEGRPLGQFWGYQEDGYTESGAIRYRDLNGDGEITEEDKTYIGNPNPDYFYGFNSNMTFKDFQLDLFFQGSKGNDIMNVSAISSTMDYGQGLNMPEEVLLDHWTPQNTGAKYPKISRSTVARVSNRFVEDGSYLRLKNVMLAYNFPLKNTNGIFLQSLRIYASGQNLLTFTDYSWWDPEVNSKGGDNRLGIDHFSYPIPKSYTVGLNATF; this is encoded by the coding sequence ATGAAAAAGTTTCCAACCCTTACTTTTCTGGTTTTAATTTCAATAGGATCTTCCTGTGAGGTGTTCGCGGAAAATATTACATCATTGACTCTACAGGATACAATTCCCATTACCGATCCCAAAACGACTAATGAACCTAGTTCAATTACTGGATCTATAAAGGATGCAGAAGGTAATCCTTTATCAGGAGCCACTGTACAGATTAAAGGCACCCAAACAGGAGCGATTTCAGATGACTCCGGCAACTATTCTATAGATACCCCTGAGAATAGTGAAGGGGTAGTTCTGGTATTTTCATTTTTAGGTTTTCAGTCAAAGGAGGTAGAAATAGGCAATCGGAGCACCATAGATATCACATTGATCAGCGATGATCAAGAACTAGATGAGGTAGTAGTGATAGGATATGGTTCTACACGAAAGGCAGACCTTACCGGGTCCGTAGCCCAGGTAAATACTGAAGAAATAAATGCTTTTCCTACTTCTAATGTGCTGCAGGCATTGAATGGGCGGGCTCCAGGAGTGCAGGTCATCCAAAATAACGGGGCTCCAGGTGGAGGAGTTTCCGTTAGAATTCGCGGCGCAAATTCTATTCAAGGTGACAATGACCCGCTATATGTAATCGATGGCTTTCCTTTTTCCGGTAACCCTACCAATCTGAACAATTCAGATATCGCCAGTATAGAAATTCTAAAGGATGCCTCAGCTACTGCAATATATGGCTCCAGGGGTGCCAATGGAGTGGTGTTGATCACTACCAAAAGTGGAAGGGGAGCGGGCACGGTAGTGGAGTTTGATGCTGCATACAGTATGCAAAGCCTGAGGGATAAGCTTAATCTGATGAATGGAACTCAATATGCCGAGTTGATGAATATTCAGGCAGAAAATGACGGGTTACAACCTTATTTTTCAGAAGCAGAAATCAATGGATTGGGTCAAGGTACTGACTGGCAGGATGAAGTTTTTCAACAGGCACCCATCAAAAACACCTCTCTGAGCATTTCTGGAGGAGGAGAAAATACTCAATTTTTAGTTGGCGGTAGCATTTATCAACAGGACGGAATCATCAAGGGGTCTGATTATGATAGATATTCTATCAGGTCTACTATCAATCATAAGGTCAGTGAAAAAATCTCAGTTGATTTTAACAGCACACTGAGCAAATTGGTGACTGCACGTAGGGACAGTGAAGGTGGTTCCAGAGGAGCGAGTATGATAGGGGCAGCAATAGTAGCTTCCCCTTTGTCTGATCCATACAATTCTGAAGGAACCATCAACAATTTGGCTGATGATTTTGCATTTGTATCTCCGGACCTGATCAACCCGCTCTACTTTATTAACGAGCAATCCACTGTAATAACTGCGAATGTGGTTTTGGCGAATGCTGCCATCAATTACAATCCAATTCCGGAAATCACCATCAGAATAGCTGGAGGGGTAGAAAATCGTGATGACAGAACTGACAATTACAGAAGCAGTAATTTTATAAATAGCAACGGAAATGCCAGTATTACTACCAGTCAATACATCAGTCGGCTGAGTGAAAATACGATTACATATGCTGACGTATTCAATGAAAAACACGATTTGAATGTGCTAGCTGGTTTTACCTACCAGGATTTTACTACTAAATATTTGGCGGGAAGCGGAGCTGGGTTTCTCAGTGATCTTTATGAAACGGATAACTTGGGAGCTGCGGAAACTCCTGGTATTCCTACCTCCGGCTATGCAAACTCAGTTTTACTTTCCTACTTGGGAAGGATTAATTATGGATTTGCAGACAAATACCTATTCACTGCGTCGTTCCGCGCAGATGGATCTTCCAGGTACAGTGAGGGCAATAAGTGGGGATATTTTCCTTCTGGAGCCTTAGCGTGGAAAGTCTCCGAAGAAAATTTCATGCAGGGACAAGAAACTGTTTCCACTCTAAAACTCCGTGCCAGCTGGGGGCTGACAGGCTCCCAGGCCATTGATCCATATGCTACACTTAACAGGTTATTCCCAGGATACACTGTTTTTGGTGATGAGCTTTATAACTTCCTTGCACCTGGATCTACCTTGCCGGGAAACCTCAAGTGGGAAACCACCCAGCAATTTGACTTGGGCATGGATCTGGGACTTTTTAACGATAGGATTATTGTTGGAGCTGATTATTACATAAAAACTACTGAGGACTTATTGAGCACTGTTCGCTTGCCCAGTTCCTATGGTTATACGACAACCATAGATAATGTGGGATCTATAGAAAACAGAGGTGTGGAATTGAGCCTCTTTGCCCAAATGTTTTCCAAGGAATTCCGGTGGAGTATAGATGGGAATATTTCTTTAAATCGAAACAAGGTGATTTGCCTTAATGATGGACAGCCGATTCTCACTAATTTCATAAATGTGATCACGGTAGCTGATAACTTCTCCATCATGGAAGAAGGCAGACCTCTAGGTCAATTCTGGGGGTATCAAGAAGATGGATATACGGAATCAGGAGCGATCCGCTATAGAGATTTAAACGGCGATGGGGAAATCACAGAAGAGGACAAGACATACATAGGAAATCCAAATCCTGACTACTTTTACGGATTCAATTCAAACATGACCTTCAAAGATTTTCAACTGGATTTATTTTTCCAAGGAAGTAAAGGAAATGATATCATGAATGTAAGTGCGATTTCCAGTACGATGGATTATGGTCAAGGCTTGAATATGCCGGAAGAAGTACTTTTGGATCACTGGACGCCACAGAATACAGGTGCCAAATATCCAAAAATCAGTAGAAGTACAGTGGCAAGAGTATCCAATAGATTTGTGGAGGACGGTTCTTATTTAAGGCTGAAAAACGTGATGTTAGCTTACAATTTCCCCTTAAAAAACACAAATGGAATATTCCTCCAGAGTCTGAGAATCTATGCCAGTGGGCAGAATCTGTTGACTTTTACCGATTATTCCTGGTGGGATCCTGAGGTTAACAGCAAGGGTGGAGACAATCGCCTAGGTATAGATCACTTCAGTTATCCTATTCCTAAGTCTTATACCGTAGGCCTCAATGCCACTTTTTAA
- a CDS encoding PQQ-dependent sugar dehydrogenase, with protein MDYRFKPTLLLFFGACLVIACKEKVSSEEKKELGQQSADTVQTAIGELILPSPYSSEPTTNRSKVIGWSEGQTPKVPEGFTVTKFASDLDNPRATYVGPNKDLFVVESNTKKSSDRITVFQDKNNDEQYEVREVFKDGLNQPYGMLIIGQTFYIANTDGLYRFPYKEGQIKLEGEGEKIVELPAGGYNNHWTRNLIANEDNSKIYISVGSASNVAEYGMEEEIRRAAILEVNPDGSGEILYATGLRNPVGMSWNPVNGELWTAVNERDELGNNLVPDYITSVKKDGFYGWPYSYFGQIPDPRMEGKGTDKVTQTIIPDVPVGSHTASLGLTFYTSDAFPDKYKNGAFVGQHGSWNRKELSGYKVLFVPFANGKPTGEPEDFMTGFIADEEKSEVYGRPVDVTVMPDGSLLVNDDSGNTLWQVRVQ; from the coding sequence ATGGATTATAGATTCAAACCTACCCTACTACTTTTCTTCGGCGCCTGCTTAGTAATTGCTTGTAAGGAAAAAGTATCCTCGGAGGAAAAGAAAGAACTTGGACAACAAAGTGCAGACACCGTACAAACTGCCATAGGAGAGCTAATCTTACCTTCCCCATACTCTTCGGAGCCTACTACCAATCGCAGTAAAGTAATAGGTTGGTCAGAAGGCCAGACACCCAAAGTACCAGAAGGATTTACGGTGACGAAATTTGCCTCTGATCTCGATAATCCAAGGGCGACTTACGTTGGTCCAAACAAGGATTTATTTGTGGTAGAAAGCAATACCAAGAAAAGCTCAGACAGAATCACTGTTTTCCAGGATAAAAATAATGATGAGCAATATGAAGTGCGGGAAGTTTTTAAAGATGGCCTAAATCAACCCTATGGAATGCTGATCATTGGCCAGACCTTTTATATTGCCAATACGGATGGTCTCTACCGCTTCCCTTATAAAGAAGGTCAAATCAAATTAGAAGGAGAGGGAGAGAAAATCGTAGAATTGCCAGCCGGAGGATACAACAATCATTGGACTAGAAATCTAATTGCAAACGAGGACAATTCAAAAATTTACATCTCTGTAGGTTCGGCCAGTAACGTCGCAGAGTATGGAATGGAAGAAGAGATCAGAAGAGCAGCAATCCTGGAGGTCAATCCTGATGGATCAGGTGAGATTCTTTATGCCACTGGTTTAAGAAATCCAGTAGGGATGTCCTGGAATCCTGTAAATGGAGAGCTGTGGACGGCAGTAAATGAGCGGGATGAACTGGGCAATAATTTGGTTCCTGACTACATCACAAGTGTGAAAAAGGATGGATTTTATGGTTGGCCCTACTCCTACTTTGGACAAATTCCAGATCCAAGGATGGAGGGTAAAGGTACCGACAAAGTAACTCAGACTATAATCCCAGATGTGCCTGTGGGAAGCCATACAGCCTCTCTTGGACTCACTTTCTATACTAGTGATGCATTTCCTGATAAGTATAAAAATGGAGCCTTTGTAGGTCAGCACGGATCTTGGAACAGAAAGGAACTCAGCGGTTATAAGGTACTTTTTGTCCCGTTTGCGAATGGAAAGCCTACAGGAGAACCAGAGGACTTCATGACTGGATTTATAGCTGATGAGGAAAAATCTGAGGTTTACGGAAGGCCGGTAGACGTAACGGTCATGCCGGACGGTTCACTTTTGGTGAATGATGACAGTGGAAATACACTCTGGCAGGTACGCGTACAGTAA